The Calditrichota bacterium genome has a window encoding:
- a CDS encoding T9SS type A sorting domain-containing protein, with protein MHHRTRLVYLLALIPVLALAQFQWQDDGLPIRQGAHLGWNGAAVCAGNDVALFYYDCLRDGTRDVWGTRIAPDGEHIWGQNGRLVAGDISEQRAPIVAAYADGSILAVWEDYSVGRFRDLKAQRYDHNGNAMWSPSEGVSVVQTFRDQFDAKLAIDESGYAYVIFNDDRLTEGADTRLNVYGQVLSPSGERIGPIDGIQLLFSADYNNQPVDIVCVGNSAYALCTEPSAESDLVIQKISESGQLGFADENSVAEYSDFGTHKMVAIENGLAVAWTARGAGQQYGDARVVLLDTTRAPLSGWTADGILIASGPDAQTIANLTAAPDGGVIVAVADFEFDPEESSVLLYHYSRTGELTWGPVDLGIAALRTSPLDWAWDGTDLIVTWAEFDESYNNNLRTQKISSTGTKLWGNDGNLVWTRLDKKLRAEIEQPPTGAARLVVVSGRAIAQPESLFVAELNDSGQLAGAAEFVSGGWTYDSYDQETAKLDNWKFGVIWTDNRASLNRDVYFQIVDGNGETYLEPNGRKLNSDHSFLIHLPPEIAADGNGGAFLVWAGDSIGFNSVMHIHRIDNSGAEVWANPVRIRSVLGFLGQPHVVADGSGGAFVAFSRFNDSFVARISIAHIDAAGNLSWPEVYHEFPGLPGADLILTDAESDGHGGCYLSGVTGQWQDTQAIVYHINADGSFGDGWSDAGREYGAVGRRDRNSKLMRLGENILLTYEQPQSDDAATYDVRGVLVTLSGQDLWGTQGHRISGPEAAAVRHDISPDGQGGFLVSYEDFRDGVHSYGYVARYDADGIAEWSGVDRRVCTHEGDQSFMTVTHDGNGGAWVMWEDYRNTDIYSEIDLYGTHIDGDGNFASIGGFEWPSEGYPICDVPTYQQAPVLIPWNEGSALAVWKDLRSSNPGRCCGAGAVGDIFNNIYAQILTEVTLAADENVADILHPSSFILSAYPNPFNPNTTLNFTLSQNANVKLTIYNVLGQATESILDAPLLAGDYAFDWNAGHLPSGIYFAKLETSTGLSTVTKLTLLK; from the coding sequence ATGCACCATCGCACTCGCTTAGTTTATCTCCTCGCGCTCATCCCCGTGCTGGCACTTGCGCAGTTCCAGTGGCAGGATGACGGCCTGCCGATTCGCCAAGGTGCTCACCTCGGCTGGAACGGTGCGGCTGTTTGTGCCGGAAACGACGTGGCGTTGTTTTACTACGATTGCCTCCGCGACGGCACACGCGATGTCTGGGGCACACGCATCGCTCCCGACGGCGAACACATCTGGGGACAAAACGGCAGGCTGGTCGCGGGCGATATCAGCGAACAGCGCGCGCCAATCGTTGCAGCCTATGCGGACGGCAGCATTCTCGCGGTGTGGGAAGATTATTCGGTCGGACGATTTCGCGATCTGAAAGCGCAGCGCTACGATCACAACGGCAATGCCATGTGGTCCCCGTCGGAAGGCGTTTCGGTTGTGCAGACCTTCCGCGATCAATTCGACGCCAAGCTCGCCATCGACGAGAGCGGCTATGCCTACGTCATCTTTAACGACGACCGCTTGACCGAAGGTGCGGACACACGGCTGAACGTCTACGGACAAGTCCTCTCACCCTCAGGCGAGCGCATCGGTCCCATCGACGGAATTCAGCTTCTGTTCAGCGCGGATTACAACAACCAGCCCGTGGATATCGTCTGTGTCGGCAACAGCGCCTACGCGCTTTGCACCGAACCCAGCGCCGAGAGTGATTTGGTTATCCAGAAAATTTCTGAGAGCGGACAACTGGGCTTCGCCGACGAAAATTCGGTTGCGGAATATTCCGATTTCGGCACGCACAAGATGGTCGCCATTGAAAACGGCCTCGCGGTGGCGTGGACCGCCCGCGGCGCAGGCCAGCAATACGGCGACGCGAGAGTTGTTTTGCTCGACACGACGCGCGCGCCGCTTTCCGGCTGGACAGCGGACGGCATACTGATCGCTTCCGGTCCGGACGCACAAACAATCGCCAATCTAACCGCGGCTCCGGACGGCGGAGTGATCGTAGCGGTCGCCGATTTTGAATTTGATCCTGAAGAATCCTCCGTGCTGCTCTATCACTATAGCCGTACCGGTGAACTCACGTGGGGTCCCGTAGATCTCGGGATCGCCGCATTGCGCACGTCGCCCCTGGATTGGGCTTGGGACGGTACCGATTTGATCGTCACGTGGGCCGAGTTTGACGAATCCTACAACAACAACCTTCGCACGCAGAAAATTTCCAGCACAGGAACGAAACTGTGGGGCAACGACGGCAACCTCGTCTGGACTCGTTTGGACAAGAAGCTGCGCGCTGAAATCGAACAGCCTCCCACGGGTGCCGCGCGACTCGTGGTTGTGTCGGGACGCGCCATTGCCCAGCCGGAAAGTCTGTTTGTCGCGGAACTAAACGACAGCGGACAGCTCGCTGGCGCCGCCGAATTTGTCAGCGGTGGATGGACCTACGACAGCTACGATCAGGAAACAGCTAAACTTGACAACTGGAAATTCGGCGTAATTTGGACGGACAACCGCGCGTCGCTGAACCGTGATGTGTACTTTCAGATCGTCGACGGCAACGGTGAAACGTATTTGGAACCGAACGGCCGAAAGCTAAATAGCGATCACAGTTTCTTGATTCATCTTCCGCCTGAAATTGCGGCCGACGGAAACGGCGGAGCGTTTCTCGTTTGGGCGGGTGATTCGATTGGATTTAATAGTGTGATGCACATTCACCGGATCGACAACAGCGGCGCGGAAGTTTGGGCAAATCCCGTTCGCATTCGATCCGTCCTCGGTTTTCTCGGTCAACCGCACGTCGTGGCCGACGGCAGCGGAGGCGCGTTCGTGGCCTTTTCGCGTTTCAACGACAGTTTCGTGGCACGCATCAGCATCGCTCACATCGATGCCGCAGGCAATCTCAGTTGGCCGGAAGTCTACCACGAATTTCCCGGACTGCCGGGCGCGGATTTGATTTTGACGGATGCCGAAAGCGACGGTCACGGCGGCTGCTATTTGTCGGGAGTCACCGGCCAGTGGCAGGACACGCAGGCGATTGTCTATCACATCAATGCCGACGGTTCTTTTGGTGATGGGTGGTCGGATGCGGGACGCGAGTATGGCGCCGTTGGACGACGCGACCGCAATTCGAAGCTCATGCGCTTGGGCGAAAATATTTTGCTGACATACGAACAGCCGCAAAGCGACGACGCTGCGACCTACGACGTGCGCGGTGTTTTAGTTACTCTGAGCGGTCAGGATTTGTGGGGCACTCAAGGTCACAGAATTTCGGGTCCTGAGGCCGCCGCCGTTCGCCACGATATTTCGCCCGACGGTCAGGGTGGATTTTTGGTCTCGTATGAAGATTTCCGGGACGGCGTTCACTCCTACGGTTACGTCGCGCGCTATGACGCCGACGGCATCGCGGAGTGGAGCGGTGTTGACCGCCGGGTTTGCACTCACGAAGGAGATCAGAGTTTCATGACGGTGACTCACGACGGCAACGGCGGTGCGTGGGTTATGTGGGAAGACTATCGCAACACGGACATTTACTCAGAGATTGATCTTTACGGCACGCACATTGACGGCGACGGAAATTTTGCGAGCATCGGCGGCTTCGAGTGGCCTTCGGAAGGCTATCCGATTTGCGACGTGCCGACGTATCAGCAAGCGCCGGTTTTGATTCCGTGGAACGAAGGCAGTGCATTGGCGGTTTGGAAGGATTTGCGTTCGAGCAATCCCGGCCGCTGCTGCGGCGCGGGTGCGGTCGGCGATATTTTCAACAACATCTATGCGCAGATTTTGACTGAAGTCACGTTGGCTGCGGATGAAAACGTTGCCGACATCCTTCATCCTTCATCTTTCATCCTTTCTGCATACCCCAATCCGTTCAATCCGAACACGACGCTGAATTTCACTTTGTCGCAGAATGCGAACGTGAAGCTCACGATCTACAACGTTCTCGGTCAGGCCACGGAGTCAATCCTTGACGCGCCGCTGCTGGCCGGCGACTATGCCTTCGACTGGAACGCAGGACATCTTCCCAGCGGAATTTACTTTGCGAAACTCGAAACTTCCACGGGGCTTTCGACGGTCACCAAACTAACCCTGCTGAAATAA